In Halosegnis marinus, one genomic interval encodes:
- a CDS encoding DMT family transporter, whose product MRHRNLALFLVLAAVWGSAFVAIKAGLGTPAAPAGFFDAPVLFAALRYDIAGVLMLGYAAYATDQFLPRGRRQWTATLVAGALMIAAYHAFLFVGETDPAVSSAAAAVVVSLSPVLTAGFSRLWLPSERLTPVGVLGLLLGLVGVVVLTDPAPGNLGVSPGVVFVFLATLSFASGSVLTRRLDTDLPIETMEAWAMVTGAAMMHVASVAVGESVAAVEFTPRALAALAYLAVAASALGFLVYFDLLERLGPVEINLVSYAAPPVAALVGFLLLDETVDAAAAAGFLVILAGFVLVKREAIRDVVARAG is encoded by the coding sequence GTGCGCCACCGGAACCTCGCGCTCTTTCTCGTCCTCGCGGCGGTGTGGGGGTCGGCGTTCGTCGCCATCAAGGCCGGCCTCGGCACGCCCGCGGCGCCCGCGGGCTTCTTCGACGCGCCCGTGCTGTTCGCGGCGCTGCGCTACGACATCGCGGGCGTGTTGATGCTCGGCTACGCCGCCTACGCGACGGACCAGTTCCTGCCCCGGGGCCGCCGGCAGTGGACCGCCACGCTCGTCGCCGGCGCGCTGATGATCGCCGCCTACCACGCCTTCCTCTTCGTCGGGGAGACGGACCCGGCGGTGTCGAGCGCCGCCGCGGCCGTCGTCGTCTCGCTGTCGCCCGTCCTCACCGCCGGCTTCTCGCGGCTGTGGCTCCCGTCGGAGCGGCTGACCCCCGTCGGCGTCCTCGGCCTCCTGCTCGGCCTCGTCGGCGTGGTCGTCCTCACGGACCCCGCGCCGGGGAACCTCGGCGTCTCCCCCGGCGTCGTCTTCGTCTTCCTCGCCACCCTCTCGTTCGCGTCGGGGTCCGTCCTCACCCGTCGGCTCGACACCGACCTGCCCATCGAGACGATGGAGGCGTGGGCGATGGTGACCGGCGCGGCGATGATGCACGTCGCCAGCGTCGCCGTCGGGGAGTCGGTCGCCGCCGTGGAGTTCACGCCGCGGGCGCTCGCGGCGCTCGCTTACCTCGCCGTGGCGGCCTCCGCGCTCGGCTTCCTCGTCTACTTCGACCTGCTGGAACGGCTCGGTCCCGTCGAGATAAACCTCGTCTCGTACGCCGCGCCGCCCGTCGCCGCGCTCGTCGGCTTCCTCCTCCTCGACGAGACCGTCGACGCCGCGGCCGCCGCCGGCTTCCTCGTCATCCTCGCCGGCTTCGTGCTGGTGAAGCGCGAGGCCATCAGGGACGTGGTCGCCCGAGCGGGCTGA
- a CDS encoding PrsW family intramembrane metalloprotease, translated as MGGDDARDPVAEGLPDEDLYDVADWERRGTLDRAASGIYTAIRRGGTGLLVLVAALLLVAQVGVIGYAITTQPSLGVLTLFSVVPAFLLVGFVWYHDATMREPWLPLAVTFLLAVLFASFAALANSALRPVVGGLVPVFGLFAYFYLVVAPVEEFVKWLAVRVYAFEGAGFDAVVDGAVYGAVAGLGFATVENALYITQGALEAGALAGAQPFTSAAVGTSVSRAFVGPGHVIYSAFAGYYLGLAKFNREDAGPIVVKGLLVAALIHATYNSLVNVVPGLLGSALPGVPGFLLLFAFILVYDGVFGYLLYRKLSRYRSHYRRATGEAAGAD; from the coding sequence ATGGGAGGCGACGACGCCCGCGACCCGGTGGCCGAGGGACTGCCCGACGAGGACCTCTACGACGTGGCCGACTGGGAGCGGCGGGGAACGCTCGACCGGGCCGCGAGCGGCATCTACACCGCCATACGGAGGGGCGGCACCGGCCTGCTCGTGCTCGTCGCGGCCCTGCTGCTCGTCGCGCAGGTCGGAGTCATCGGCTACGCGATAACGACCCAGCCGAGCCTCGGCGTGTTGACGCTGTTCTCGGTCGTTCCGGCGTTCCTCCTCGTCGGCTTCGTCTGGTACCACGACGCGACGATGCGCGAGCCGTGGCTCCCGCTCGCGGTCACGTTCCTGCTCGCCGTCCTGTTCGCGTCGTTCGCGGCGCTCGCCAACTCCGCGCTCCGGCCCGTCGTCGGGGGGCTGGTCCCCGTGTTCGGGCTGTTCGCCTACTTCTACCTCGTGGTCGCGCCCGTCGAGGAGTTCGTGAAGTGGCTCGCGGTCCGGGTGTACGCGTTCGAGGGGGCGGGCTTCGACGCCGTCGTCGACGGCGCGGTGTACGGGGCCGTCGCCGGCCTCGGGTTCGCAACCGTCGAGAACGCGCTGTACATCACGCAGGGGGCGCTGGAGGCCGGCGCGCTCGCCGGCGCGCAGCCGTTCACGAGCGCCGCCGTCGGCACATCCGTCTCGCGGGCGTTCGTCGGGCCGGGCCACGTCATCTACTCGGCGTTCGCGGGCTACTACCTCGGCCTGGCGAAGTTCAACCGCGAGGACGCCGGCCCCATCGTCGTGAAGGGCCTGCTCGTCGCGGCGCTCATCCACGCGACGTACAACAGCCTCGTCAACGTCGTCCCCGGCCTGCTCGGGAGCGCCCTGCCCGGCGTGCCGGGCTTCCTGCTCCTGTTCGCCTTCATCCTCGTGTACGACGGCGTGTTCGGCTACCTGCTCTACCGGAAGCTCTCGCGCTACCGGAGCCACTACCGGCGCGCGACGGGCGAGGCGGCGGGCGCGGACTAG
- a CDS encoding DUF7543 family protein, whose amino-acid sequence MGWERTRDDERRIEWERTDGYARVVARETATGTWAVSLDRLEQAPDGQTYDHRTAPDRDAALDPATALLDANEVE is encoded by the coding sequence ATGGGCTGGGAACGCACGCGCGACGACGAGCGCCGTATCGAGTGGGAGCGGACGGACGGCTACGCCCGCGTGGTCGCCCGGGAGACGGCGACCGGCACGTGGGCGGTGAGCCTCGACCGCCTCGAACAGGCCCCCGACGGGCAGACGTACGACCACCGGACGGCGCCCGACCGCGACGCGGCGCTCGACCCCGCGACCGCGCTGCTGGACGCGAACGAGGTGGAGTGA
- a CDS encoding S66 family peptidase has product MHRAARPLGGEPRRRLPPRRGGPLEHVPRPPRRTGVRAPRTEFGLEPVAYDSLRADARDLYDDPAGRAAELERAFREPDIDGVIAAIGGNDQIRVLKHLDPAAIRDNPTRFYGTSDNTSFAAFCRAQGVVSFYGGTLFTDVCEPGGIDDYTREYLERALFDDALGAVRPAGRYSDEDLDWHDPAALDRDPEYEAGDRRWHGSGRVEGRTWGGCLEVLSTHLMADACVPEETAGSVLLLETSEELPTAGEVRRVLYGLGERGALDVGAVLVGRAKARGFGTERPPDERAAYRERQREAVVEVVREYSDAVVVTDVEFGHARPVAPLPMGAECVVDADAERLRF; this is encoded by the coding sequence GTGCACCGTGCCGCCCGCCCTCTCGGAGGGGAGCCGCGTCGCCGTCTGCCGCCCCGCCGCGGTGGCCCGCTCGAGCACGTACCCCGACCACCTCGTCGAACTGGGGTTCGAGCGCCCCGCACGGAGTTCGGGCTGGAACCGGTCGCGTACGACAGCCTCCGCGCGGACGCCCGCGACCTCTACGACGACCCGGCGGGCCGCGCCGCCGAACTGGAGCGGGCGTTCCGCGAGCCCGATATCGACGGCGTGATAGCGGCCATCGGCGGCAACGACCAGATACGGGTCCTGAAGCACCTCGACCCCGCCGCGATACGGGACAACCCCACCCGGTTCTACGGGACGAGCGACAACACCTCCTTTGCGGCCTTCTGCCGCGCGCAGGGGGTCGTCTCCTTCTACGGGGGAACGCTGTTCACCGACGTCTGTGAGCCGGGCGGTATCGACGACTACACCCGCGAGTACCTCGAACGCGCCCTCTTCGACGACGCGCTCGGCGCGGTGCGGCCCGCGGGCCGGTACAGCGACGAGGACCTCGACTGGCACGACCCGGCGGCCCTCGACCGCGACCCGGAGTACGAGGCCGGCGACCGCCGCTGGCACGGCTCCGGTCGCGTCGAGGGGCGGACGTGGGGCGGCTGTCTGGAGGTGCTCTCGACCCACCTGATGGCCGACGCATGCGTCCCCGAGGAGACGGCGGGGAGCGTCCTCCTGCTCGAAACGTCCGAGGAACTCCCGACCGCCGGCGAGGTGCGACGGGTGCTGTACGGCCTCGGCGAACGCGGCGCGCTCGACGTCGGCGCGGTGCTCGTCGGCCGGGCGAAGGCGCGCGGCTTCGGCACCGAGCGTCCCCCCGACGAGCGGGCGGCCTACCGCGAGCGCCAGCGCGAGGCCGTCGTCGAGGTCGTCCGCGAGTACTCGGACGCGGTCGTCGTCACCGACGTCGAGTTCGGGCACGCGCGTCCCGTCGCGCCGCTCCCGATGGGCGCCGAGTGCGTCGTGGACGCCGACGCCGAGCGGCTACGGTTCTAA
- a CDS encoding acyl-CoA thioesterase: MDDAFRFTEEIPLRLRDLDQMNHVNNAVYATFLEQARSAYFRDVVGRPLNGVGMVIADLELDFERGVTLDAGRVTVGARVTELGRSSIPMAYQVWADGERAATGATTMVHVDREAGGSKPIPDAWRETITEFEGLEP; this comes from the coding sequence ATGGACGACGCCTTCCGCTTCACCGAGGAGATACCCCTCCGGCTCCGGGACCTCGACCAGATGAACCACGTCAACAACGCCGTCTACGCGACGTTCCTCGAACAGGCGCGCTCCGCGTACTTCCGGGACGTGGTGGGCCGCCCGCTGAACGGGGTCGGGATGGTCATCGCGGACCTCGAACTCGACTTCGAGCGCGGCGTCACCCTCGACGCCGGGCGCGTCACCGTCGGCGCGCGCGTGACCGAACTCGGCCGCTCCTCGATTCCGATGGCCTACCAGGTGTGGGCCGACGGCGAGCGCGCCGCGACGGGCGCGACGACGATGGTCCACGTGGACCGCGAGGCCGGCGGCTCGAAGCCGATTCCCGACGCGTGGCGCGAGACGATAACCGAGTTCGAGGGGTTAGAACCGTAG
- a CDS encoding zinc-dependent alcohol dehydrogenase family protein yields the protein MRAARYHGPGDIRVEEVPKPEIEAPGDAVVRVTHTAVCGSDLWFYRGETDREVPSPVGHEPMGVVEEVGDDVVSLEPGDRVLAPFAISCGECEFCRKGLHTSCANRSSWGGDNGGGQGEYVKCPTADGTLVKVPDRHADDEETLRSLLPLTDVMSTGHHAAVSAGVEPGATCAVVGDGAVGLCGVLAARRLGAERIIAMGHHEDRLAIAEEFGATDLVTARGDEAVEEVTEMTGGGVNHVIEAVGAESSMNTAFGVARPGGTVGYVGVPAGVEEAEFLGAAFGDNIALRGGVAPVRAYIEELMADVLQGTLDPAPVFTKTVDLDGVPEGYAAMDEREAVKVLVEIDA from the coding sequence ATGCGCGCAGCACGCTACCACGGCCCCGGCGACATCCGCGTCGAGGAGGTACCGAAGCCCGAGATAGAGGCCCCCGGCGACGCCGTCGTCCGCGTCACCCACACGGCCGTCTGCGGCTCCGACCTGTGGTTCTACCGCGGGGAGACGGACCGCGAGGTGCCGTCGCCCGTCGGGCACGAGCCGATGGGCGTCGTCGAGGAGGTCGGCGACGACGTGGTGTCGCTCGAACCCGGCGACCGCGTCCTCGCGCCCTTCGCCATCTCCTGCGGGGAGTGCGAGTTCTGCCGGAAGGGTCTCCACACCTCGTGTGCGAACCGCTCGTCGTGGGGCGGCGACAACGGCGGCGGGCAGGGCGAGTACGTGAAGTGCCCGACCGCGGACGGGACGCTCGTGAAGGTGCCCGACCGCCACGCCGACGACGAGGAGACCCTGCGGTCGCTGCTCCCGCTGACGGACGTGATGTCCACCGGCCACCACGCCGCGGTGTCGGCGGGCGTCGAACCGGGCGCGACCTGTGCCGTCGTCGGCGACGGTGCCGTCGGTCTCTGCGGCGTCCTCGCGGCCCGCCGCCTCGGCGCGGAGCGCATCATCGCGATGGGCCACCACGAGGACCGCCTCGCCATCGCCGAGGAGTTCGGCGCGACGGACCTCGTGACCGCGCGCGGCGACGAGGCCGTCGAGGAAGTGACCGAGATGACCGGCGGCGGCGTCAACCACGTCATCGAGGCCGTCGGGGCGGAGTCGTCGATGAACACGGCGTTCGGCGTCGCGCGGCCGGGCGGCACGGTCGGCTACGTCGGCGTCCCGGCCGGCGTCGAGGAGGCGGAGTTCCTCGGCGCGGCGTTCGGCGACAACATCGCCCTTCGAGGAGGAGTCGCGCCCGTGCGCGCCTACATCGAGGAGCTGATGGCCGACGTGTTGCAGGGGACGCTCGACCCCGCGCCGGTGTTCACGAAGACGGTGGACCTCGACGGCGTCCCCGAGGGGTACGCCGCGATGGACGAGCGCGAGGCGGTGAAGGTGCTCGTCGAGATCGACGCGTAA
- a CDS encoding glycosyltransferase 87 family protein, giving the protein MGERGVLRRLVAARGRRPATAALAAAVALCLAAAPAVELFGLGYRVQPFHFNDWAAYAGAVDRWYAGKTVYWTHPSGGYFATYLYPPVYVLGFVPWFEAGLADPVAALVGGPPGSDVSAVLFEAGGFAALWAGLLAAARAVGATVDRLDAVVLAAALACFYPLLFSVKLGQVSTFVAAGFAFAFVAGERAGETGSRGWRYLSGGLTTLTAGIKPYYLTSGAHLLRDRVRLVGALAVGLAAAGLSLAVFGIDTHLRYLDVLLWGKGWTEPPLSLVHWHPGYFEPLAALGNVTPLLSAVARAGVVVGTVAVTLAARDARDPATRWATFGLGVAVFPLVAPTAYTQDLVVLLVPAVLLAGVEYRRGGRPWLPLLAVGLVHVHAYVAFAVSAWHADAPALATAAVGVLQPAMWGAFLLVGLAAARTAEAAGRGPFA; this is encoded by the coding sequence ATGGGGGAGCGGGGGGTACTGCGCCGACTCGTGGCGGCGCGCGGCCGGCGGCCGGCGACCGCCGCCCTCGCCGCCGCGGTCGCCCTGTGTCTCGCCGCCGCGCCCGCGGTGGAGCTGTTCGGCCTCGGCTACCGCGTCCAGCCGTTCCACTTCAACGACTGGGCGGCCTACGCCGGGGCCGTCGACCGCTGGTACGCGGGGAAGACGGTGTACTGGACCCACCCCTCGGGCGGCTACTTCGCCACCTACCTCTACCCGCCGGTGTACGTCCTCGGGTTCGTCCCGTGGTTCGAGGCGGGCCTCGCCGACCCGGTCGCCGCGCTCGTCGGGGGACCGCCGGGGTCAGACGTCAGCGCGGTGCTGTTCGAGGCCGGGGGGTTCGCGGCGCTGTGGGCTGGCCTGCTCGCCGCGGCGCGGGCCGTCGGCGCGACCGTCGACCGCCTCGACGCCGTCGTTCTCGCCGCCGCGCTCGCCTGCTTCTACCCCCTGCTCTTCTCCGTGAAACTCGGGCAGGTGTCGACGTTCGTGGCCGCCGGCTTCGCGTTCGCGTTCGTCGCGGGCGAGCGGGCCGGCGAGACGGGGAGCCGCGGGTGGCGCTACCTCTCCGGCGGCTTGACGACCCTCACCGCCGGCATCAAGCCCTACTACCTGACGAGCGGCGCACACCTCCTGCGCGACCGGGTGCGCCTGGTCGGCGCGCTCGCCGTCGGCCTCGCCGCGGCGGGACTCTCGCTCGCCGTGTTCGGCATCGACACCCACCTGCGCTACCTCGACGTGCTCCTGTGGGGGAAGGGGTGGACCGAGCCGCCGCTGTCGCTCGTCCACTGGCACCCCGGCTACTTCGAGCCGCTGGCCGCGCTCGGGAACGTCACGCCGCTGCTCTCGGCTGTGGCCCGTGCGGGCGTCGTCGTCGGCACCGTCGCCGTGACGCTCGCGGCCCGCGACGCCCGCGACCCGGCGACCCGGTGGGCCACCTTCGGGCTCGGCGTCGCCGTCTTCCCGCTCGTCGCGCCGACGGCGTACACCCAGGACCTCGTCGTCCTGCTCGTCCCCGCCGTCCTGCTCGCGGGCGTCGAGTACCGGCGCGGCGGCCGCCCGTGGCTCCCGCTGCTCGCGGTCGGACTGGTCCACGTCCACGCGTACGTCGCGTTCGCCGTCTCGGCGTGGCACGCCGACGCCCCGGCGCTCGCGACGGCCGCCGTGGGCGTCCTCCAGCCGGCGATGTGGGGCGCGTTCCTCCTCGTCGGGCTTGCGGCGGCACGGACCGCCGAGGCCGCCGGGCGTGGCCCGTTCGCGTGA
- a CDS encoding sodium:calcium antiporter → MVAGGPAVQVAVVVATVLGLWVGARLLVDSTVRLARRVGLSELTIGLTVVAAGTSTPELIVTAGAAVDGFGDIAVGNVVGSNVYNLAFVLGVVSLLRVVPIERSLVHRDGVMLVASTLLGGAVLLDGTVTRTEGAVLAGLFVLYTAYLLRTGDAGATVADEDDPPIGVATDRVAVPGRDALLLVAGLAVVLVSGDLLVGAATTLARGAGVSEWVIGGTVVAAGTSTPEFAVSLVAVRSGRLGVSVGNVVGSNVFNVLGVLGVAAAVRPLAVGPAALDTVAWLLVVSTAMVAALWTGRQLSRPEGGLFALSEVGRWVLGLLG, encoded by the coding sequence GTGGTCGCCGGCGGACCGGCGGTGCAGGTCGCGGTCGTAGTCGCGACGGTTCTCGGGCTGTGGGTCGGGGCCCGACTGCTGGTGGACTCGACGGTCCGGCTGGCGCGGCGAGTCGGCCTCTCCGAACTCACCATCGGGTTGACCGTCGTCGCGGCGGGCACCTCGACCCCCGAGCTGATCGTCACCGCCGGCGCGGCCGTCGACGGCTTCGGCGACATCGCCGTCGGCAACGTCGTCGGCTCGAACGTCTACAACCTCGCGTTCGTCCTCGGCGTCGTGTCGCTCCTCCGGGTCGTCCCCATCGAGCGGTCGCTGGTCCACCGCGACGGGGTGATGCTCGTCGCCAGCACGCTCCTGGGCGGAGCCGTCCTGCTGGACGGTACGGTGACCCGAACCGAGGGCGCCGTGCTCGCCGGGCTGTTCGTCCTCTACACCGCGTATCTGCTCCGTACCGGCGACGCGGGGGCGACGGTGGCGGACGAGGACGACCCACCTATCGGGGTCGCGACCGACCGTGTCGCGGTCCCCGGTCGCGACGCGCTTCTCCTCGTCGCCGGGCTGGCCGTCGTGTTGGTCAGCGGCGACCTGCTCGTCGGTGCGGCCACCACGCTCGCCCGCGGCGCGGGCGTCTCCGAGTGGGTCATCGGCGGCACCGTCGTCGCGGCGGGCACCTCGACCCCCGAGTTCGCGGTGTCGCTGGTGGCCGTCCGGAGCGGGCGGCTCGGCGTCTCCGTCGGCAACGTCGTCGGCTCGAACGTGTTCAACGTGCTCGGCGTCCTCGGGGTCGCGGCCGCGGTCCGGCCGCTCGCGGTCGGCCCGGCGGCGCTCGACACCGTCGCGTGGCTGCTCGTCGTCTCGACGGCGATGGTGGCCGCGCTGTGGACCGGGCGGCAGCTCTCCCGACCGGAGGGTGGACTGTTCGCGCTCTCGGAGGTCGGACGGTGGGTACTCGGACTGCTGGGGTGA
- a CDS encoding DUF7115 domain-containing protein: MDVPPLVTERLDGETVRTRVELGGDDAVFVTPSRTLVYRAEGLLSDESVSAYPHDAERVAVSPGRRKTTFELTYVDTAGKFTVPGDRTDTVLEPLLEGVLRATGAIDDDESVRKAYRFSELTLVVTDARLLKHVGGAVWDDDFESFAFADVTDIDTEEGSVATQLVLEVDGRPQRVKVPSDQSRKVAHTVESAVLAFHGVDSVADLHAATDREEPAAERSEEFEEDDIDPLVDEGDDGESIDRVTSADTRATAEADADIRERIAALEAAVERQNDLIEEQRATIETLVDELRRGR; encoded by the coding sequence ATGGACGTACCACCGCTCGTGACCGAGCGGCTCGACGGCGAGACGGTGCGGACGCGGGTGGAGCTGGGCGGCGACGACGCCGTCTTCGTCACCCCGTCGCGGACGCTCGTCTATCGGGCCGAGGGCCTGCTCTCCGACGAGTCCGTCTCCGCGTACCCCCACGACGCGGAGCGGGTCGCGGTGTCGCCCGGCCGCCGCAAGACCACCTTCGAGCTGACCTACGTCGATACCGCCGGGAAGTTCACCGTCCCGGGCGACCGGACGGACACGGTGCTCGAACCGCTTCTGGAGGGCGTGCTCCGGGCGACCGGGGCCATCGACGACGACGAGAGCGTGCGCAAGGCCTACCGCTTCTCGGAGCTGACGCTCGTGGTCACCGACGCGCGCCTGCTCAAACACGTCGGCGGCGCGGTGTGGGACGACGACTTCGAGTCGTTCGCCTTCGCGGACGTGACCGACATCGACACCGAGGAGGGGAGCGTCGCCACGCAGCTCGTCCTCGAAGTCGACGGGCGCCCGCAGCGCGTGAAGGTCCCCTCCGACCAGTCGCGGAAAGTGGCCCACACTGTCGAGAGCGCCGTCCTCGCCTTCCACGGCGTCGACAGCGTCGCGGACCTCCACGCGGCGACCGACCGCGAGGAGCCGGCCGCCGAGCGCTCCGAGGAGTTCGAGGAGGACGACATCGACCCGCTCGTGGACGAGGGCGACGACGGGGAGAGCATCGACCGCGTGACGAGCGCCGACACCCGCGCGACCGCCGAGGCCGACGCCGACATCCGCGAGCGCATCGCCGCGCTGGAGGCCGCCGTCGAGCGGCAGAACGACCTCATCGAGGAGCAGCGCGCGACGATAGAGACGCTCGTGGACGAGCTCCGGCGCGGCCGCTGA
- a CDS encoding DUF5830 family protein gives MREEVEDPVALGVQLLERLEHEELSLAEVIDRIETVTTDPATTREILDTAEARGIIDREDATVRPNRSSFLSFEAEVVTKEGEFTCRRCGASISTGYFMKLDAGEHGPFGSSCIRKVTGRE, from the coding sequence GTGCGCGAGGAGGTCGAGGACCCGGTGGCGCTCGGCGTCCAGCTGCTCGAACGGCTGGAGCACGAGGAGCTGTCGCTCGCCGAGGTCATCGACCGCATCGAGACGGTGACGACCGACCCGGCGACGACCCGCGAGATACTCGACACCGCCGAGGCGCGGGGTATCATCGACCGGGAGGACGCGACGGTGCGCCCGAACCGCTCCTCGTTCCTCTCGTTCGAGGCCGAGGTCGTGACGAAGGAGGGGGAGTTCACCTGCCGGCGCTGCGGCGCGTCCATCTCGACGGGCTACTTCATGAAGCTCGACGCCGGGGAACACGGGCCGTTCGGCTCGTCGTGTATCCGGAAGGTGACGGGCAGGGAGTGA
- a CDS encoding TVP38/TMEM64 family protein has product MDRATRRQLAGVAALAAVAVAAALLLSPARLAREVGALAERPALLAGVLFVAYLLRFLVAWPISVLSAVVGFALGPRGVPVALVGAVLTCVPPYLLARRVEGAAGPLGTLGAHGERYFDAAGSARGVVAARLAPLPADAVSYTAGLADVPGRAYLLGTAVGELPWVTAAVLVGAGAGTLTTEGLTGDPLLVAGAAGLAVLLVAGPVYRLWRGRGEPTEL; this is encoded by the coding sequence ATGGACCGGGCGACGCGCCGCCAGCTCGCCGGGGTCGCGGCCCTCGCGGCCGTCGCCGTCGCCGCCGCGCTCCTCCTCTCGCCGGCGCGGCTGGCTCGCGAGGTCGGAGCGCTCGCCGAGCGGCCCGCCCTCCTGGCCGGCGTGCTGTTCGTCGCCTACCTCCTGCGGTTCCTCGTCGCGTGGCCCATCAGCGTCCTCTCCGCCGTCGTCGGGTTCGCGCTCGGCCCGCGGGGCGTCCCCGTCGCGCTCGTCGGCGCCGTCCTCACCTGCGTCCCGCCGTACCTGCTCGCGCGGCGAGTCGAGGGCGCGGCCGGGCCGCTCGGGACGCTCGGCGCCCACGGCGAGCGCTACTTCGACGCCGCCGGGTCGGCACGCGGGGTCGTCGCCGCGCGGCTCGCCCCCCTCCCCGCGGACGCCGTCTCCTACACCGCGGGGCTGGCGGACGTGCCCGGGCGCGCCTACCTCCTCGGTACCGCCGTCGGCGAACTGCCGTGGGTCACCGCGGCCGTCCTCGTCGGCGCGGGCGCGGGGACGCTGACGACGGAGGGGCTGACCGGCGACCCCCTGCTCGTCGCCGGGGCCGCGGGGCTGGCGGTGCTGCTCGTCGCGGGGCCGGTGTACCGGCTGTGGCGGGGGAGGGGGGAGCCGACCGAGCTATAG
- a CDS encoding HVO_2523 family zinc finger protein translates to MAEPPACPFCDAALFKRHCKYVCPQHGVVVDCSDPFTL, encoded by the coding sequence ATGGCCGAGCCGCCGGCGTGTCCGTTCTGCGACGCGGCGCTGTTCAAGCGCCACTGCAAGTACGTCTGTCCCCAACACGGCGTGGTGGTCGACTGTTCGGATCCCTTTACGCTATAG
- a CDS encoding molybdopterin-dependent oxidoreductase, producing the protein MDTLRSTAVPAAAAGVAGVAGSFAVVGFTPAFVGSTLSDAVALVTPGVVVTFAITVLGDLGKQLTVAGGVALAAALFGSLAAFALAVGRALGSRAAAPVVGAASVFGVATLVTAAPLASLGAAAAAGAALAVHAGLSGGATEPVDSGARRRVLGTLAAGLAAVGIGYPLGTLRGPAAPSDGEVTGEARALLDDAAAKSLPVGGLEPLVSDEFYRVDIAAAPPAIDPEEWSLSVTGAVESEVDVGYDDLTAMPSSEVFSTLRCVGEPLNGRKMDTALWTAVPLADLLERAGAGENCCVMLRAADDYYEEFPLAALESGMLAYRMNGRPLPRGHGAPVRALIPGHWGEINVKWLTEIEVLSEPAEGYWENRGWHGTGPVNTVAKLHAVERDDGRITVAGHAYAGTRGVSAVEVSTDGGATWTGATLSEPLVGSDGAPAADAWRQWSHEYESPGERHEVVVRAREADGTLQPEDRADAFPSGPTGWVSRELRG; encoded by the coding sequence ATGGACACGCTACGCTCGACCGCCGTGCCCGCGGCCGCGGCGGGGGTCGCGGGGGTCGCGGGGTCGTTCGCCGTCGTCGGCTTCACGCCCGCGTTCGTCGGGTCGACGCTCTCCGACGCCGTCGCGCTCGTCACCCCCGGCGTCGTCGTGACGTTCGCCATCACCGTCCTCGGCGACCTCGGGAAGCAACTGACCGTCGCCGGGGGCGTGGCCCTCGCCGCGGCCCTGTTCGGGTCGCTGGCCGCGTTCGCCCTCGCCGTCGGCCGGGCGCTCGGGTCGCGCGCCGCCGCGCCGGTCGTCGGCGCCGCGAGCGTCTTCGGTGTCGCCACGCTCGTCACCGCCGCGCCGCTCGCCTCGCTCGGGGCGGCCGCGGCCGCCGGCGCCGCGCTCGCCGTCCACGCCGGCCTCTCGGGCGGCGCGACGGAACCGGTCGATTCGGGCGCGCGCCGGCGCGTCCTCGGAACCCTCGCGGCGGGGCTGGCGGCGGTCGGTATCGGCTACCCCCTGGGAACGCTCCGCGGGCCGGCCGCGCCGTCGGACGGCGAGGTGACGGGCGAGGCGCGCGCGCTCCTCGACGACGCGGCGGCGAAGTCGCTGCCCGTCGGGGGGCTGGAGCCGCTCGTCAGCGACGAGTTCTACCGGGTCGATATCGCCGCCGCGCCGCCGGCCATCGACCCGGAGGAGTGGTCGCTGTCGGTGACCGGGGCGGTCGAGTCGGAGGTCGATGTCGGATACGACGACCTCACGGCCATGCCGTCGAGCGAGGTGTTCTCGACGCTGCGGTGCGTCGGGGAGCCGCTCAACGGCCGGAAGATGGACACGGCGCTGTGGACCGCCGTCCCGCTCGCGGACCTGCTGGAGCGGGCCGGCGCCGGCGAGAACTGCTGTGTCATGTTGCGCGCCGCGGACGACTACTACGAGGAGTTCCCGCTCGCGGCGCTCGAATCGGGGATGCTCGCCTACCGGATGAACGGCCGGCCGCTCCCGCGGGGCCACGGCGCGCCCGTCCGGGCGCTGATTCCGGGCCACTGGGGCGAGATAAACGTGAAGTGGCTCACGGAGATAGAGGTGCTCTCCGAGCCCGCAGAGGGGTACTGGGAGAACCGCGGCTGGCACGGGACCGGCCCGGTGAACACGGTGGCGAAGCTCCACGCCGTCGAGCGCGACGACGGGCGCATCACGGTCGCCGGACACGCCTACGCGGGGACGCGGGGCGTCTCGGCCGTCGAAGTGTCCACCGACGGCGGCGCGACGTGGACCGGGGCGACCCTCTCGGAGCCGCTGGTCGGGAGCGACGGCGCGCCGGCGGCCGACGCCTGGCGGCAGTGGAGCCACGAGTACGAGTCGCCCGGCGAGCGCCACGAGGTGGTCGTCCGCGCCCGCGAGGCCGACGGCACGCTCCAGCCCGAGGACCGCGCCGACGCGTTCCCGAGCGGGCCGACCGGCTGGGTGTCGCGGGAGCTACGGGGGTAG